The stretch of DNA AAGCGCGCCCAGCCGCCGGATCGGCAGCAGCACATTGTCGAGCGCGCTGAACTCACCGAGCAGAAAGTGGAACTGGAACACGAATCCGAACCGGCGCAGCCGCGCCCGCGCGCGCGCATCGCCCGACATGCCGCCCGTATCGGCCCCGTCGAGCGTCAGCGTGCCCATGGTCGGGCGGTCGAGCAGGCCGAGCAGATAGAGCAGCGAGGATTTGCCGCAGCCCGACGGGCCGATCACGGTCACGAACCGCCCGGGCCGGATGTCGAGATCGACGCCCGTCACCAGCGCCACCGGCGGGTCGCCGGGCAGCACGCGGCCCAGCCCGCGCGCGCTCAGGATCGGCGGTGGCTCTGCCGGACCGGCGGGCAGGGGGGTGGCGGCGGGGCCGGTCATGCCGCGCCGCGCAGGATGTCGACCGGGTCCACCCGCGCCGCCTTGCGCGCCGGCAGCCAGGCGGCGATCGTGGCCGAGACGAGCGAGGCACCGCCCGCGATCAGGAACTGGCGCGGGCTGCGGTCGAGCGGCAGATGCTCGGTCTTGCCCTGGATGGTGAACTCAAGGCTGCCCAATATCTCCATGAGCCCGGTGCCGAGCGCAAAGCCCGCCACCACGCCGATCAGCGCGATCGCGATCCCCTGCATCACGAACACCGTCTGCAGATCGCCCTGCGAAAAGCCGATCGAGCGCAGGATGGCGATGTCGCGCCTTTTGTCGGTCACGGCGGTCGACACCACCGTGTAGATGCCGAAGCTGGCGACCAGCAGGATCGCGGAGACGACGCTGTACATGATGACGTTGCGGGTGAGCAGCAGCGCCAGGAAATCCGCTGATCGTTCCTGCCAGCTTTCGGCCTTGTAGCCGAACCGCGCCTCCAGCGCGGCGGCGCTTTCGCGGGCACGGGCGGGATCGGCGAGCCTGACGCCGATGCGGTTGATGACGAAGGGCTGGCCGGTCAGCGACTGCGCCTCGCGCAGCAGCACATAGCCCGATGCCGCGCCCAGCGCGCCCCGGCCCTTGCCGAACAGCCCGACGATCCTGAGCGACCTTGTGCCGCCGCGCGCCGAGGTGGCGCCGACAATGTCGCCCATGCCCACGCCCAGCCGCCCGGCCAGTTCCTCGCCGATGATCACGCCGCCCTGCGTCGTTTCCAGATTGCGCAGCCGCCCGGCGACCAGCAGCTCCTCGATTGTCGAGATGCGCCGTTCGATCGCCGGATCGATGCCGACCAGCGCCAGCGGTTCCTCGCGCCCGCCCGCGCGCAGCGTCACCGCCCCCGACAGCGAGGGGGAGGCGATGGCCCCGCGCTCGGCCTCGGCTGCCGCCACGATCTGCGGCCAGCCGCGCAGCCCGCGCACTTCGGTGCGCGGCTTGAACCCCCGCAGCCGGATCGCCGCCCCCGGCATCGCCGCCAGCCCCGGCTGGGGCGGCGGACTGCGCAGCTCGTCTGAAATCACCACATGCGGCGCGGCATCGATCAGCGTTTCGATGAAATCATTCTGGCTGCCGATCATCAGCGCCGACACGGCCAGAAAAAAGCCGACGCCCACCGCGACGCCCGCCACCGCGACCAGGGTCTGGCGCGCGCGTTTCGCCAAATGGGTGCCGGCGATCCCGGCGAGCAGCGGCAGGCGGGCGGAGAGCGGGGCAGGGGCGCCGCCCGGCTGGTCCGCGCCGCTCAGCATCCGCCCAGCCGGATGCGCTGGCCGGCGCGCAGCCCGGGCGGCGGATCGGGCAGTACACAGGCATTGCGGGTCAGGCCCTGCCGGATTTCGGTCCGCTCGCCGCCCTCGATCCCCGCCGTCACGCGGACCGGCCGGGCAGTGCCGCCCTCCGCGGTCCAGATCTGCCCGTCGCGCAGCGCCCGGCTGGGCACCAGCACCGCATTGTCGCGCGCGGCGGTGACGATGTTGACCTCAAGCGTCAGCCCGACCGGCAGTGGCGGCCCGGCATCGGGCGCGATCCTGACCCGGAAGGCGCGCTGGTCCGGATCGCCGCCGGGGGTGACCGCGCGCACCCGCCCGCGCATGATCCGGCCCGGATAGGCGGCGGTGGACATCAGCACCCGCTGGCCGGGGGCGATGCGCGGAATGTCGCGCTCATCGACCGTCGCGGTCACGCGCAGCCGGGCGGGATCGCCCAGCGTCATCAGCGTGCGGCTGGGGCTTGCCAGATCGCCCGGCTCGACATCGCGGCGCAGCACCACCCCGTCCAGCCCGGCGCGCAGCGCGAACTGGCCGAGCCGGGCGCGCGCCCCGGCTTCGGCGGCGCGGGCGGACCGTGCGGCGGCGACCGCCCGGTCGCGGCCTGCGGCAGCCAGAAAGCCGCGGGCGAACAGCGTCAGGGCGCGCTGTTCGGCGGCATCGCTCTCGCGCGTCTGGGCGGCAAGCTGGGCGATCTGGGCGCGCTGTTCGCCATCGTCGAGCAGGACGAGCGTCTGGCCGGCGCGCACCGCCATGCCTTCGTCCGCCAGCACGGCGACGACCGGTGCGGTCACCCGGCTCGCGAGCGTCACGGGCCGTTCCGGCTCGACAAAGCCGGTGGCGTAAACAAGGTCGAGCGCCGGGCCGGTGGTGGCGCGCACACCGTTCACCGCCGGCGCGCGGCCGAACAGCGCCCACAGGCCGATCGCCGCCGCAGCGGCAATGGCAAGGCCCGTCAGCATCGCCCGGCTGGTCATTGCGCGCCCCTTTTCATCCCCCGCACCCCCGGCTTAGCGGTGTCGGCATGGGGGTGGAATAAGGCCTGTTGCGGATGTCGCGGCCCGGCCGGTCGTGCCGCCCGCCGGCAGCGGTTTCGGGCGACGGCGGCTTTTCAAGCTTCCTCCGGGCAGATATCGGCGCGGCAGTGAACAAGATCATTGCCCGTTATCAGACGCTCGTCCGCGACGGCGAGCTGCGTCCCGACCCCGCCCAGGCCGATGCCGCCGCCCGGCTCGGCCAGCTTGCCGACCAGCTTGAGGCTAGCCCCCGGCGCGGTTCGCTGCTGTGGCGGCTGGCCGGCCGCCAGCCCGAGGCGCCGCGCGGCCTGTATCTGTGGGGCGGGGTCGGGCGCGGCAAATCGATGCTGATGGACCTGTTCTTCAACGAACTGGACATTGGCGTGAAACGCCGCGTCCATTTCCACGAGTTCATGCTCGAGGTGCATGACCGGCTGCGCATCGCGCGGCAGAGCGAGACGGGCGACCCGATCCCGGCGGTTGCCGCCGATCTGAAGGGCGAGGCGCGGCTGATCGCGTTTGACGAGATGGTCGTCAACAACTCGCCCGATGCGATGATCCTGTCGCGGCTGTTCACCGCGCTGATCACCGGTGGGACGACCGTGGTCGCGACATCGAACCGCGCGCCCGAGGATCTGTACAAGGACGGGCTGAACCGCGAGCATTTTCTGCCGTTCATCGATCTGCTGCGCGCGCGGCTGGACGTGATCGCGCTCAACGGCCCGGTCGATTACCGGCGCGCGCGCCTGGCCGGGGTGACGACCTGGCTGACCCCCAATGGCCCGGAGACGACCGAGCGGCTGCGCGAGGCGTTTTTCCGCCTGACCGATTATCCGCCCGAAGACAGCGCCCATGTGCCCGCCGAGGAGCTGCCGCTCGGCGGCGGGCGGACGCTCGCCGTGCCCAAATCGCTGAAGGGGGTCGCGGTGTTTTCGTTCAGGAAACTGTGCGGCACCGCGCGCGGCGCGGCCGATTATCTGGCGGTCGCGCGGCGGTATCACACGGTGTTCCTGGTCGGCATTCCCCGGCTTGGCCCGGAAAACCGCAACGAGGCGGCGCGGTTTGTAACCCTGATCGACGCGCTTTACGAACATCGGGTCAAGCTGATCGCCGGCGCCGACGCCGCGCCGGGCGAGCTTTATGTCGAGGGCGACGGGCGGTTCGAGTTCGA from Sphingomonas changnyeongensis encodes:
- a CDS encoding ABC transporter ATP-binding protein codes for the protein MTGPAATPLPAGPAEPPPILSARGLGRVLPGDPPVALVTGVDLDIRPGRFVTVIGPSGCGKSSLLYLLGLLDRPTMGTLTLDGADTGGMSGDARARARLRRFGFVFQFHFLLGEFSALDNVLLPIRRLGALAPAAARARAMALLEMMGLADQAAKTPDRMSGGQRQRVAIARALANDPALVLGDEPTGNLDSQNSARVVEILRALAHDEGRAVVCVTHDGDIAAAADTRIHMRDGRIERID
- a CDS encoding ABC transporter permease, yielding MLSGADQPGGAPAPLSARLPLLAGIAGTHLAKRARQTLVAVAGVAVGVGFFLAVSALMIGSQNDFIETLIDAAPHVVISDELRSPPPQPGLAAMPGAAIRLRGFKPRTEVRGLRGWPQIVAAAEAERGAIASPSLSGAVTLRAGGREEPLALVGIDPAIERRISTIEELLVAGRLRNLETTQGGVIIGEELAGRLGVGMGDIVGATSARGGTRSLRIVGLFGKGRGALGAASGYVLLREAQSLTGQPFVINRIGVRLADPARARESAAALEARFGYKAESWQERSADFLALLLTRNVIMYSVVSAILLVASFGIYTVVSTAVTDKRRDIAILRSIGFSQGDLQTVFVMQGIAIALIGVVAGFALGTGLMEILGSLEFTIQGKTEHLPLDRSPRQFLIAGGASLVSATIAAWLPARKAARVDPVDILRGAA
- a CDS encoding efflux RND transporter periplasmic adaptor subunit, whose protein sequence is MTSRAMLTGLAIAAAAAIGLWALFGRAPAVNGVRATTGPALDLVYATGFVEPERPVTLASRVTAPVVAVLADEGMAVRAGQTLVLLDDGEQRAQIAQLAAQTRESDAAEQRALTLFARGFLAAAGRDRAVAAARSARAAEAGARARLGQFALRAGLDGVVLRRDVEPGDLASPSRTLMTLGDPARLRVTATVDERDIPRIAPGQRVLMSTAAYPGRIMRGRVRAVTPGGDPDQRAFRVRIAPDAGPPLPVGLTLEVNIVTAARDNAVLVPSRALRDGQIWTAEGGTARPVRVTAGIEGGERTEIRQGLTRNACVLPDPPPGLRAGQRIRLGGC
- the zapE gene encoding cell division protein ZapE — protein: MNKIIARYQTLVRDGELRPDPAQADAAARLGQLADQLEASPRRGSLLWRLAGRQPEAPRGLYLWGGVGRGKSMLMDLFFNELDIGVKRRVHFHEFMLEVHDRLRIARQSETGDPIPAVAADLKGEARLIAFDEMVVNNSPDAMILSRLFTALITGGTTVVATSNRAPEDLYKDGLNREHFLPFIDLLRARLDVIALNGPVDYRRARLAGVTTWLTPNGPETTERLREAFFRLTDYPPEDSAHVPAEELPLGGGRTLAVPKSLKGVAVFSFRKLCGTARGAADYLAVARRYHTVFLVGIPRLGPENRNEAARFVTLIDALYEHRVKLIAGADAAPGELYVEGDGRFEFERTVSRLMEMQSDAYMALGHGVR